A part of Thermocrinis albus DSM 14484 genomic DNA contains:
- the accC gene encoding acetyl-CoA carboxylase biotin carboxylase subunit: MGIRSVLIANRGEIAVRVIRACRELGIHTVSVYSEADKDSMHVKLSHRSICIGPPEASKSYLDIPRIMSALEVSGADAVHPGYGFLSENPKFAEVVNASKRVFIGPPPHVLELIGDKVKARELAKKVGLPLLPGSDGPVDFKKAVEIANSIGYPVVIKAAGGGGGRGIRVVHNERELREKLPLAMQEAQVAFGDNRVYIEKYLINPKHIEVQVLADRYGNVVCLGERECSIQRRYQKLVEEAPSVSITDQQRKILEEGVTEFCKALGYVGAGTVEFLMDQDGNFYFMEMNGRIQVEHPVTEMVTGIDIVKWQIKIAEGEKLKLGEVENRGYAIEFRINAEDPNTFMPSPGTVETLYLPGGPGIRVDTHVYCGYTVPPYYDSLLLKLVVWGKDREEAIMRGRRALEELVITGKGLKTNVEFHKRVVATREFREGRHHVRFVEELMI, translated from the coding sequence ATGGGCATACGATCCGTTCTCATAGCCAACAGAGGAGAGATAGCGGTAAGGGTCATAAGAGCGTGCAGGGAGTTGGGAATACACACCGTCAGCGTTTACTCGGAGGCGGACAAAGACTCCATGCACGTCAAACTTTCCCACAGAAGCATATGCATAGGTCCTCCGGAAGCTTCCAAAAGCTATCTGGACATACCTAGAATAATGTCCGCCTTAGAGGTGTCCGGTGCGGACGCTGTTCATCCAGGTTACGGATTCCTGTCGGAGAATCCCAAGTTTGCAGAAGTGGTAAATGCCAGCAAACGTGTTTTCATAGGACCTCCTCCCCACGTACTGGAGCTTATAGGGGATAAAGTGAAGGCAAGGGAGTTGGCCAAAAAGGTGGGTTTGCCTTTACTACCGGGCAGCGATGGGCCTGTAGACTTCAAAAAGGCGGTGGAGATAGCTAACAGTATAGGATACCCTGTGGTTATAAAGGCGGCGGGAGGAGGCGGTGGTAGGGGTATAAGAGTAGTTCACAACGAGAGGGAGTTGAGGGAGAAACTGCCATTAGCTATGCAAGAGGCCCAAGTAGCCTTCGGGGACAACAGGGTGTACATAGAGAAGTACCTCATAAATCCTAAGCACATAGAAGTACAGGTATTGGCAGATCGTTATGGCAATGTGGTGTGTTTAGGAGAAAGAGAGTGTTCCATACAGCGCAGGTACCAAAAACTGGTGGAGGAAGCACCTAGTGTCAGCATAACGGACCAACAACGTAAGATACTGGAGGAGGGTGTTACAGAGTTCTGTAAGGCACTGGGATACGTAGGGGCAGGTACAGTGGAGTTTTTAATGGACCAGGACGGCAACTTTTACTTTATGGAGATGAACGGGAGGATACAGGTGGAGCATCCTGTTACCGAGATGGTAACGGGCATAGACATCGTCAAGTGGCAGATAAAGATAGCGGAAGGAGAAAAACTGAAACTGGGTGAGGTGGAAAACAGGGGGTACGCCATAGAGTTTAGAATAAACGCGGAGGATCCCAACACCTTTATGCCTTCTCCCGGCACAGTGGAGACCCTTTATCTACCGGGAGGTCCTGGCATTAGGGTAGACACTCATGTTTACTGCGGTTATACAGTGCCACCCTATTACGATTCACTGCTTCTTAAGTTGGTGGTGTGGGGCAAGGACAGGGAAGAGGCTATCATGAGAGGAAGAAGGGCACTGGAAGAACTTGTCATAACAGGTAAGGGGCTCAAGACTAATGTGGAGTTTCATAAGAGGGTTGTTGCCACCAGAGAGTTCAGGGAAGGAAGACATCACGTGAGATTTGTGGAAGAACTCATGATATGA
- a CDS encoding 2-oxoacid:acceptor oxidoreductase family protein, with protein sequence MMRKRLNIRMPALGGQGAVTAAHIIATAADYEGYYAVSNPFFGAEKRMAPAESYARIGVEPIFDRGEVVYPDIIMVFHPQVITMGKSYTMPFYSGIKKNGLIIINSDEDLLTDEDKERLQALDVKVLNFNATKFAIDIAGTELATNMAMIGALFGAIGVVGLEAIEEGIKSRFLKKFVASGGTASLDSALERKFKKKLELIEKNLNTAKAAYELARRWAQEQGLEPFLPPPPKKVLV encoded by the coding sequence ATGATGAGGAAGCGTCTCAACATACGTATGCCAGCTTTGGGTGGACAGGGAGCGGTTACCGCAGCCCATATAATAGCCACGGCTGCTGATTACGAAGGTTACTACGCCGTTTCAAACCCTTTCTTTGGTGCTGAGAAAAGAATGGCACCTGCCGAAAGTTATGCCCGTATAGGGGTTGAGCCTATCTTTGACAGAGGTGAGGTGGTGTATCCCGACATCATAATGGTGTTCCACCCTCAGGTCATCACTATGGGCAAGTCTTACACCATGCCTTTCTACTCAGGAATAAAGAAGAACGGTCTTATTATCATAAACTCCGACGAGGATCTACTCACTGACGAAGATAAGGAGAGACTGCAGGCCTTAGATGTCAAGGTGCTGAACTTTAACGCCACCAAGTTTGCGATAGACATAGCGGGGACAGAGCTGGCTACCAACATGGCCATGATAGGTGCCCTCTTTGGAGCCATAGGAGTTGTTGGACTGGAGGCTATAGAGGAGGGTATAAAGTCCAGATTCCTCAAGAAGTTTGTAGCATCAGGTGGTACAGCTTCTCTGGACTCAGCGCTGGAGAGGAAGTTTAAAAAGAAACTGGAGCTTATAGAGAAGAACCTTAACACCGCCAAAGCTGCTTACGAACTAGCCAGAAGGTGGGCTCAAGAGCAAGGTCTTGAGCCATTCCTCCCACCACCTCCCAAAAAAGTCCTCGTTTGA
- a CDS encoding thiamine pyrophosphate-dependent enzyme, which yields MSFKVYEINEEFLDVMPQEIKDLQFKATWGNPKRGVMDLPYAKELIEEHSLCAGCPESAALRYILASLPNPEDTIIVNSTGCTSLVFPHIALHTVHSLFGNQNAVASGIKRVLEWRFPDKVKDVVVLAGDGATIDIGLDCTLQSFFRQEKITTICFDNEVYANTGGQESGSTVKGHVFKMAPKGKQWDKVPMWQLAIDSGCHYVARLTVSSPKRVEQVIKKAIYVAREVGPTYVHLYTPCILEIGLNSDDGLEEMRARDKERFAFFEYMTPQAEEVINRKKEEGLI from the coding sequence ATGTCTTTTAAAGTGTATGAGATAAACGAAGAGTTCTTGGATGTTATGCCCCAAGAGATAAAAGACCTGCAGTTTAAAGCTACGTGGGGCAACCCTAAGAGGGGTGTTATGGATCTTCCGTACGCCAAGGAGCTCATAGAAGAACACTCTCTCTGTGCGGGTTGTCCGGAATCTGCAGCTCTCCGTTACATACTGGCATCCTTACCAAATCCGGAGGACACCATCATAGTGAACTCTACTGGATGCACATCTCTGGTATTCCCCCACATAGCTCTCCACACGGTGCACTCCCTCTTTGGCAACCAAAACGCGGTAGCTTCCGGTATAAAGCGGGTGCTGGAGTGGAGGTTCCCTGACAAGGTCAAAGATGTGGTGGTACTGGCCGGTGACGGAGCTACCATAGACATAGGTCTTGACTGTACCCTTCAGTCCTTCTTCCGTCAAGAGAAGATCACCACCATATGTTTTGATAACGAGGTCTATGCCAATACAGGAGGTCAGGAGAGCGGTTCTACCGTGAAGGGCCACGTCTTTAAGATGGCGCCCAAAGGAAAGCAGTGGGACAAAGTGCCCATGTGGCAGTTGGCCATAGACTCAGGATGCCACTATGTGGCACGTCTCACCGTCTCTTCTCCCAAGAGGGTGGAACAGGTTATAAAGAAGGCCATCTACGTGGCCAGAGAGGTGGGACCCACCTATGTACACCTTTACACGCCCTGTATACTGGAGATAGGTCTCAACTCCGACGACGGTCTTGAGGAGATGAGAGCAAGGGATAAGGAGCGCTTTGCCTTCTTCGAGTACATGACACCTCAGGCGGAAGAGGTCATAAACAGGAAGAAAGAGGAGGGTCTGATATGA
- a CDS encoding transketolase C-terminal domain-containing protein, translated as MQTTEQIQYNRAGQRVVSPDYLLFEAPRTKHFMTGSEAVKEAVKRASVDASVSYPITPQSEAAHLIGELWVEGYVGVYFRGESEFGVMSAIAGCAMAGARTITTTSGPGTLRAFENFPMWAGTRIPVQLVLMARGVNSPLSIQPDNLEVGFLLDTGCMIWYAENAQDLFDMILAGFVVAEQPDVHVPLITVVDGFFVSHTREAVMLPPDDIALPPYNPYRAPMPVIDAEVPPGRFLRDPFVMKSNYISYATHASWQWEVRAAIERSRPYAKHYLRGLIEEFGDPEADIVFVACGTAAAQAKEAVRILQDEEGIKARVVKLKTIRPFPIEELRQAVKNARYIFVPEFNVVGWLEREVRRYLYKHSDAEIIGAPRVAGGMTMPPEFVVKEVLRFLGKEVIIK; from the coding sequence ATGCAAACAACAGAGCAGATCCAATACAACAGAGCAGGACAGAGGGTGGTATCACCCGACTATCTTCTCTTTGAAGCACCTAGAACAAAGCATTTTATGACGGGTTCCGAGGCGGTTAAGGAAGCCGTCAAAAGAGCCTCGGTGGACGCTTCCGTGTCTTATCCTATAACTCCTCAGTCGGAGGCGGCTCACCTTATCGGTGAACTGTGGGTGGAAGGCTACGTGGGTGTGTATTTCAGAGGTGAGTCAGAGTTCGGTGTCATGTCAGCCATAGCGGGATGCGCAATGGCAGGTGCACGTACCATAACCACCACTTCCGGACCGGGAACCCTGAGAGCTTTCGAAAACTTTCCCATGTGGGCTGGTACCAGAATACCTGTACAGTTGGTACTTATGGCCAGAGGTGTGAACTCTCCCCTTAGCATACAACCCGATAATCTGGAAGTAGGCTTTCTTCTAGATACAGGCTGCATGATATGGTATGCAGAAAACGCTCAGGACCTCTTTGACATGATCTTGGCAGGTTTCGTGGTGGCCGAACAGCCTGACGTTCACGTACCTCTCATAACGGTGGTGGATGGCTTCTTTGTATCCCACACCAGGGAAGCGGTTATGTTACCACCCGACGACATAGCTCTCCCACCCTATAACCCTTACAGAGCTCCCATGCCGGTGATAGACGCGGAGGTTCCTCCGGGTAGGTTCCTGAGGGACCCATTCGTTATGAAGTCCAACTACATATCCTATGCCACCCACGCCAGCTGGCAGTGGGAGGTAAGAGCTGCCATAGAGAGGTCCAGACCTTACGCCAAGCACTATCTGAGAGGGCTCATAGAGGAGTTCGGAGATCCTGAGGCTGATATCGTCTTTGTGGCCTGCGGTACGGCTGCAGCACAAGCAAAGGAAGCTGTCAGAATACTCCAGGACGAGGAAGGTATAAAAGCGAGGGTGGTAAAGCTCAAGACCATAAGACCTTTCCCCATAGAGGAGCTCAGACAAGCGGTTAAGAACGCCCGCTATATCTTCGTACCTGAGTTCAACGTGGTTGGCTGGTTGGAAAGAGAGGTAAGAAGATACCTTTACAAACATTCCGATGCGGAGATAATAGGTGCTCCAAGAGTGGCCGGTGGTATGACCATGCCTCCTGAGTTTGTGGTGAAGGAAGTGCTCAGATTTCTGGGTAAGGAAGTGATAATAAAGTAA
- a CDS encoding carbon monoxide dehydrogenase beta subunit family protein: protein MATLGPSGFSPYPVAVYEGVLNPPPGKALMFNEIVDEEIAMREAAKAMLTLPNATIFPGPQVLYAWNEEAKQKAKLVKKMAEVLNAKIIPMYDYRPKYPKINPEIEINPNHPNLTIWHNKIKACIFVGVHCHYANVALKIIRAETDCFTIAMCGMAGHEDAMITLRDQHVEEMEKFIRIAQEVRRELGK from the coding sequence ATGGCTACACTTGGACCATCCGGATTTTCACCTTATCCGGTAGCCGTTTATGAGGGTGTCCTTAACCCTCCGCCAGGAAAGGCCCTTATGTTCAACGAGATAGTGGATGAAGAGATAGCTATGCGAGAAGCGGCTAAGGCGATGCTCACACTTCCCAACGCCACCATATTCCCAGGTCCTCAGGTGTTGTACGCATGGAACGAAGAGGCAAAGCAGAAAGCCAAGTTGGTAAAGAAGATGGCTGAAGTCCTGAATGCCAAGATAATTCCCATGTATGATTATAGACCTAAGTATCCCAAAATAAACCCGGAGATAGAGATAAATCCCAACCATCCTAACCTCACCATATGGCACAACAAGATAAAAGCCTGTATATTTGTGGGTGTTCACTGTCACTATGCCAACGTGGCCCTCAAGATAATAAGAGCAGAAACAGACTGCTTTACCATAGCCATGTGTGGTATGGCGGGTCACGAGGACGCCATGATTACCTTAAGGGACCAGCATGTGGAAGAAATGGAGAAATTCATAAGGATAGCCCAAGAGGTAAGAAGAGAGTTAGGGAAGTGA
- a CDS encoding 4Fe-4S dicluster-binding protein: protein MYYVAEVINDECSKYNCKQCTLFCPEPNTLMYTDEEHHAYVVQERCKGCALCVYVCSDLLKRNAIHMIMPEVHASK, encoded by the coding sequence ATGTACTATGTGGCGGAGGTGATAAACGACGAATGCAGTAAGTACAACTGCAAGCAGTGTACCCTATTTTGCCCTGAGCCCAACACCCTCATGTACACCGATGAGGAACATCACGCCTACGTGGTCCAAGAGAGGTGTAAGGGTTGCGCTCTGTGTGTTTACGTGTGTTCAGACCTCCTGAAGAGGAACGCCATCCACATGATTATGCCTGAAGTACACGCCAGTAAGTGA
- a CDS encoding MATE family efflux transporter, producing the protein MRAELLVDPQEGRKEVLKKILRLSLPVVLSNLLYVVETTFSIFLVSGISTTAVAGVGYAASMLWFVYSLMALAYTGTSVLVAQRVGAGKDPSPPLLWGLVISTLVAFPLTIWGAKWVSLLMKLLGASPQVAHVARIYLEPIFLLISVGFATNTIYAAYNGYGDTKTPLRVALIMNIVNITLSYLLIYGKAGFPSLGVAGAGWGVAISELVGLAVYLFLYVRYRKPFPIRWCWDKSVLLSFLRIGFPTAVERAVSSFSFNVFVGMLAHLGDKVLAAHQIGLRVESLSFMLGFGFMVGTVTIAGQNWGARNYAGLHYAVSTTAHLTAGLMATAGLFLVIFSKMLAGFFTKDGEVLRLAVYYLTLVAFSQPQMAYASVYSGALKGMGKTHVPLWVNLSSFWLFRIIPSYLLLQKVPSPLVPWFFMSFETTARALIFYLSYRSIMRKYA; encoded by the coding sequence ATGCGAGCTGAGCTTTTGGTAGATCCTCAGGAAGGACGTAAGGAGGTCCTCAAAAAAATCCTACGCCTCTCTCTGCCTGTAGTGTTGTCCAATCTGCTGTACGTAGTAGAGACCACCTTCTCCATATTCTTGGTATCTGGTATATCTACAACAGCCGTGGCAGGTGTAGGATATGCGGCCAGTATGCTTTGGTTCGTGTACTCTCTCATGGCTCTTGCTTACACAGGCACATCAGTGCTGGTGGCCCAGAGGGTAGGAGCTGGTAAAGATCCATCACCACCCCTCCTGTGGGGTTTGGTGATATCCACCTTGGTAGCCTTCCCTCTTACCATCTGGGGAGCTAAGTGGGTGTCGCTTCTCATGAAACTCTTAGGAGCTTCACCTCAGGTAGCCCACGTTGCCCGCATCTATCTCGAACCTATATTCCTGTTGATATCGGTAGGCTTTGCCACCAACACCATCTATGCTGCTTACAACGGCTACGGCGATACTAAAACACCCTTAAGGGTAGCCCTCATTATGAACATAGTTAACATCACCCTCTCTTACCTTCTCATATACGGTAAGGCTGGGTTTCCATCCTTGGGAGTGGCCGGAGCAGGATGGGGGGTAGCTATCTCCGAGCTGGTGGGTTTGGCAGTTTACCTCTTTCTGTATGTAAGGTACAGAAAGCCTTTTCCCATAAGGTGGTGTTGGGACAAAAGCGTGCTCCTAAGTTTCCTTCGGATAGGTTTCCCCACAGCGGTGGAGCGTGCGGTGAGCAGTTTCTCCTTCAACGTCTTTGTGGGGATGTTAGCTCACTTAGGTGATAAAGTTCTCGCCGCTCACCAGATAGGTCTAAGGGTGGAGAGTCTATCCTTCATGTTGGGTTTTGGTTTCATGGTGGGTACCGTCACCATAGCAGGGCAAAACTGGGGAGCCAGAAACTACGCTGGTCTACACTACGCTGTTAGCACAACCGCTCATCTTACGGCTGGCCTTATGGCAACTGCAGGACTTTTTCTGGTGATCTTTTCCAAGATGCTGGCCGGTTTCTTCACTAAGGATGGAGAAGTTCTTAGGTTAGCGGTGTACTACCTTACTCTGGTTGCCTTCTCCCAACCACAGATGGCCTATGCTAGTGTTTACTCCGGTGCCCTTAAGGGAATGGGGAAAACCCACGTTCCTCTGTGGGTGAACCTGAGCTCTTTCTGGCTCTTCCGTATAATACCCTCTTACCTTCTGTTGCAGAAAGTCCCATCTCCTTTGGTACCCTGGTTCTTTATGAGCTTTGAGACCACCGCAAGGGCGCTTATCTTTTACCTCAGCTACAGAAGTATTATGAGAAAATATGCTTGA
- a CDS encoding patatin-like phospholipase family protein, producing MEVYLILSGGAIRGVAHIGVLKALQELGFRIKGVSGVSAGALVGAYHCAGYSPKEMLKLIKDREWVSYIRPHIPRYGLFSLRKAEVFLRKTLGVDTFEALSTPLVVCALDINTGSTLYFSSGELIPPLLGSCALPGIFEPMRYRHYYLVDGGITNNLPVEPFVGKGTLVAVDVNPLKFSGKPRNVIQILLRSFFLSVRSNTDKRKEVCHIVIEPDLQGYPLYDIRKVDEIYMLGYTKAMEKLKDYAS from the coding sequence ATGGAAGTATATCTGATACTCTCGGGTGGTGCCATCAGGGGTGTTGCCCACATAGGCGTTCTGAAGGCTTTACAGGAACTAGGTTTTCGGATAAAAGGTGTGAGTGGTGTAAGTGCAGGGGCATTGGTGGGAGCTTACCACTGTGCAGGATACTCTCCTAAAGAGATGCTAAAACTGATAAAGGACAGAGAGTGGGTGAGTTACATACGTCCTCACATACCAAGGTACGGCCTCTTTTCCCTTAGGAAAGCGGAAGTTTTCTTAAGGAAAACCCTTGGGGTAGATACCTTTGAGGCTCTCTCCACACCCTTGGTGGTGTGTGCCCTTGATATAAACACAGGTAGTACCCTTTACTTCTCTTCGGGAGAACTCATACCTCCCCTTTTGGGAAGCTGCGCTTTACCCGGTATCTTCGAGCCTATGAGGTATCGCCACTACTATTTGGTGGACGGTGGTATCACCAACAACCTACCAGTAGAACCTTTTGTAGGAAAAGGTACACTGGTGGCTGTGGATGTAAACCCCCTGAAGTTCTCCGGAAAGCCCAGGAACGTGATACAGATTCTCTTAAGAAGTTTCTTTCTTTCGGTACGTTCCAACACCGACAAACGTAAAGAAGTGTGTCATATAGTGATAGAGCCAGATCTTCAGGGATACCCCCTTTACGATATAAGAAAAGTGGACGAGATATACATGCTGGGTTATACCAAAGCTATGGAGAAACTTAAGGATTATGCGAGCTGA
- a CDS encoding thioredoxin family protein, whose translation MRKWILTLMLLVLTACSKRETVSYQEKNLVPSSSYAMLIVESESCIYCKQLDKDLKTDPLLTKSLQGIDVFKVTAESNAPVVYKLSGKEGKTTEEDLVRALGVRAFPYIVFYNREGDILLQLPGYVPPKTLACVVEYIKEGEYRKTDVNRYLRQRNCLS comes from the coding sequence ATGAGAAAATGGATACTGACCCTCATGCTGCTAGTGCTTACTGCTTGTTCCAAGAGAGAAACTGTAAGCTATCAGGAGAAGAACCTGGTTCCATCTTCTTCTTACGCGATGCTTATAGTGGAGAGCGAAAGCTGTATATACTGCAAGCAGTTAGATAAGGATTTAAAAACGGATCCCCTCCTCACCAAATCCTTACAAGGCATAGATGTGTTCAAGGTAACTGCGGAGAGTAACGCTCCTGTTGTTTACAAGCTGAGCGGTAAGGAGGGTAAAACTACGGAGGAGGATCTGGTAAGGGCGTTGGGAGTGAGAGCTTTCCCTTACATAGTCTTCTATAACAGAGAGGGGGATATTCTTCTTCAGCTGCCTGGGTATGTACCACCCAAGACTCTTGCATGCGTAGTGGAGTACATTAAGGAAGGTGAGTATAGAAAGACGGACGTTAATCGTTATCTGCGTCAGAGGAACTGTCTCTCGTAA
- a CDS encoding efflux RND transporter permease subunit yields MYGIAGRLANYFIDSKLTPILVIVSLALGLFAIVTTPKEEEPQIVVPMIDIMISYPGATPEEIEKRVVFPLEKKLWELKDIEYIYSASMEGQAIVTARFYVGTDPVKALVDLNTKMMSALDLAPPGVILPPLVKPKSIDDVPILTLTLWGKNYDWYSLRRVAATLENEIKKVSNVADVFIVGGRPREMRVILDPQRLEAYRISPLYVAQVLKSANAQMLSGDLLRADKVFLLRTGNFLQSKEDVENIILGIFNGRPLYLKDVATVEYGPSEIKDYVLIGFGPSAEEKGIKDVKPGELYPAVTLAISKRKGTNAVDVANEVLKLVDHLKGKVIPSDLNVTVTRNYGETAKEKADELLEHLFIATFSVILLIAVALGVREAVVVGIAVPVTLAIALFLSEMYGFTLNRVTLFALIFAIGILVDDAIVVVENIHRWFELKLAKTPREAIVRATDEVGNPTILATFTVIAALMPMAFVSGLMGPYMRPIPINASVAMFFSLLVAFIITPWASYMLLSKEFDKKHHQEINIKETLFWKLYARLMVPLLTSKKKRYAFYAFTLGLMGLSVMLLVTKVVVVKMLPYDNKSELQIVMDMPEGTPKEKTLEVAKAIADYIARQNIVTDYEIYVGTSSPFNFNGLVRHYYLRQAPHMADIQVNLVDKHHRKEQSHDFAKRIRPVVHQIAQKYGVKYVAVVEVPPGPPVLSPIVAEVYGPDLKVQEQVARQILKIFKDSPSITDEGIYLEDPHPMITLVAKEDKLKQAGISKEELVLTMRALIGGYQAGIIQNTDTEHVPIVIRLDEKYRNPDILKTLKIPTKDGRLVPLSELVDIQETPAPTTIYHKNLRRVIYVIGDVAGREEAPFYGILDVRDKVLSIPNPYGKIGELWMSLPLLEDRVYVKWDGEMHITLEVFRDLGIAFAVALFVMYVLILGWFKDFRIPGIIMAPIPLTLVGIIPGHLILNSFFTATSMIGFIALAGIIVRNSILLVDFAEERIKDGVPPHLAVVEAGVIRTRPILLTAIAVVVGAFVILFDPIFNGLAISLIFGTIGSTTLTLVLIPVLYYASKVKKLTVLPSPEEVQRDILK; encoded by the coding sequence ATGTACGGTATTGCGGGAAGGCTGGCCAACTACTTTATAGACTCCAAGTTGACCCCCATACTGGTAATCGTTTCTCTTGCTCTCGGACTGTTTGCCATAGTTACCACACCTAAGGAAGAAGAACCTCAGATAGTAGTACCTATGATAGACATAATGATATCCTATCCCGGTGCCACCCCTGAGGAGATAGAAAAGAGGGTAGTCTTCCCGCTGGAGAAAAAACTTTGGGAACTTAAGGACATAGAGTACATATACTCCGCCTCCATGGAAGGGCAGGCCATAGTAACGGCTCGCTTCTATGTAGGCACGGATCCTGTAAAAGCGCTGGTGGATCTCAACACCAAAATGATGTCTGCCTTGGACCTTGCTCCACCTGGTGTGATACTACCTCCCCTCGTCAAGCCTAAGTCTATAGACGACGTTCCCATCCTCACCCTTACCCTATGGGGCAAAAACTACGACTGGTACAGTCTCAGGAGAGTGGCTGCTACCCTAGAGAACGAGATTAAAAAGGTTAGCAACGTGGCCGACGTGTTCATAGTAGGTGGAAGGCCACGGGAGATGCGTGTTATCTTAGATCCACAACGTCTTGAAGCCTACCGTATATCCCCCCTTTACGTAGCACAGGTGCTCAAAAGTGCCAATGCTCAGATGTTGAGCGGAGATCTCCTGCGTGCCGATAAGGTGTTTTTACTGAGGACAGGCAACTTTCTTCAGTCCAAAGAGGATGTAGAAAACATCATCCTAGGTATCTTTAACGGGAGGCCTCTGTATCTGAAGGATGTAGCCACCGTAGAGTATGGTCCTTCCGAAATAAAAGATTACGTACTGATAGGTTTTGGTCCTTCAGCGGAGGAAAAAGGTATAAAGGATGTAAAACCCGGTGAGCTTTATCCTGCTGTCACCTTAGCCATCTCCAAGCGGAAAGGTACCAACGCTGTAGATGTTGCCAACGAGGTCCTTAAGCTGGTAGATCACCTTAAGGGAAAGGTTATACCCTCTGATCTTAACGTGACGGTTACCCGTAACTACGGTGAGACCGCCAAAGAGAAAGCAGACGAGCTGTTGGAACACCTCTTTATAGCCACCTTCTCCGTCATACTTCTCATAGCTGTGGCCCTCGGTGTTAGAGAGGCGGTCGTGGTGGGAATAGCGGTACCCGTTACACTGGCCATCGCACTCTTCCTAAGCGAGATGTATGGTTTTACCCTCAACAGGGTTACCCTCTTTGCCCTCATATTCGCCATAGGTATACTGGTGGATGACGCTATAGTAGTGGTGGAGAACATTCACCGTTGGTTTGAGTTGAAACTGGCAAAAACACCCAGAGAGGCCATAGTGAGAGCTACAGATGAGGTAGGTAACCCTACCATACTGGCCACATTTACCGTGATCGCAGCTCTGATGCCTATGGCTTTCGTATCTGGTCTCATGGGTCCTTACATGAGGCCTATACCCATCAACGCTTCAGTGGCCATGTTCTTCTCCTTGCTGGTGGCCTTCATAATAACACCTTGGGCTTCTTACATGTTACTTTCCAAAGAGTTTGATAAAAAACACCACCAAGAAATTAACATAAAGGAAACCCTTTTTTGGAAGCTTTACGCCCGTCTGATGGTACCTCTTCTTACCAGTAAGAAAAAACGCTACGCCTTTTATGCCTTCACCTTGGGCCTTATGGGGCTCTCTGTAATGCTCCTTGTCACAAAAGTGGTGGTAGTGAAGATGCTCCCTTACGACAACAAGAGTGAGTTACAGATAGTGATGGATATGCCTGAAGGCACACCCAAAGAAAAAACATTGGAAGTGGCTAAAGCTATAGCCGACTACATAGCACGTCAGAACATAGTTACCGACTATGAGATATACGTAGGGACTTCATCACCCTTCAACTTCAACGGACTGGTGAGACATTACTACCTCCGACAAGCTCCCCACATGGCCGACATACAGGTAAATCTTGTGGACAAACATCATAGGAAAGAACAGTCCCACGACTTTGCTAAAAGAATAAGGCCTGTGGTACACCAGATAGCTCAGAAATACGGTGTCAAGTACGTTGCGGTGGTGGAAGTGCCACCCGGCCCTCCCGTACTGTCTCCTATAGTGGCCGAAGTCTACGGCCCAGATTTGAAAGTGCAAGAACAGGTAGCTCGCCAGATCCTAAAGATCTTCAAAGACTCACCCTCCATAACCGACGAAGGTATATATCTGGAAGATCCACACCCCATGATAACTCTTGTAGCCAAGGAAGACAAGCTGAAACAAGCAGGTATATCTAAGGAAGAGCTGGTACTTACCATGAGAGCCTTGATAGGGGGTTACCAAGCAGGTATAATCCAAAACACAGATACGGAGCACGTCCCCATAGTGATCAGGTTGGATGAAAAGTATAGAAATCCTGATATTCTCAAAACCCTTAAGATACCTACAAAGGATGGAAGGTTGGTGCCTCTGTCGGAGCTGGTGGATATCCAAGAAACTCCGGCACCTACCACCATATACCACAAGAACCTCAGAAGGGTGATCTACGTGATAGGTGATGTAGCAGGAAGGGAGGAGGCACCCTTCTACGGCATACTGGACGTAAGGGACAAGGTTCTCAGTATCCCCAATCCTTACGGAAAGATAGGAGAACTTTGGATGTCCCTGCCCCTTCTGGAAGACAGAGTTTACGTAAAGTGGGATGGAGAAATGCACATAACCCTGGAAGTGTTCAGGGATCTGGGTATAGCCTTTGCCGTTGCCCTCTTTGTAATGTATGTACTCATATTAGGCTGGTTCAAAGATTTTCGTATACCAGGTATCATAATGGCACCCATACCCCTCACCTTAGTAGGTATAATACCGGGACACCTAATACTGAACTCCTTCTTCACGGCTACATCCATGATAGGTTTTATCGCCCTCGCGGGAATAATAGTGCGTAACTCTATCCTATTGGTGGACTTTGCAGAGGAGAGGATAAAGGACGGTGTACCTCCTCACCTGGCAGTGGTGGAAGCTGGTGTGATAAGGACAAGACCCATACTCCTCACCGCCATAGCGGTTGTTGTGGGAGCCTTTGTGATCCTCTTTGACCCCATCTTCAACGGTCTTGCCATATCCCTCATATTCGGTACCATAGGCTCCACCACTCTAACTCTGGTACTTATCCCCGTTCTCTACTATGCCTCTAAGGTGAAAAAGCTCACTGTTTTGCCCTCCCCCGAAGAGGTGCAGAGGGATATACTTAAGTAA